A genomic region of bacterium contains the following coding sequences:
- a CDS encoding glycosyltransferase family 39 protein codes for MNAARGAGSETKVAILIVVLLVGAHALWQAWITAAAPYPARYDYDEGVYAESAVAAASGARLYSAVFLSQPPLLVGVLARAFGAFGSSLATARGVVIAFSVLWLAALAAAAARGTRPRAAVWALGIAVTAPAFVEAAHTVQMEAPSEALAALAVALGVMAAQHSGTSRGQRAAHAALWGLVGAAAGLAVMTKLTAVTCVAPLAAAAAAGDGTARRRNLVARAAVAAIGAVTAMAATVLWTGTPPGEMWMQAVVFHGAVARATMLDPARPASFLAGFAAANWLLAALGLVALGNFLRPHPAGGPPAEPGAPRVALRTAAAHRLAAAWLGADLLLLFLLRPAWPHHLGILVSPLALLAALGVESVVSTGGDSRPGVSAAPPALRTRVAAALLIVVWIAALARTAAALRPASSALLRDAVVRTREAVPAGGLVIADDPIVPLLAGRAVPAAFCDTSETRVRAGGLSPDALIAALGDGRVRAVLLWRGTFRRMLPGFVDVAAQRFPRRWDADATRELLTR; via the coding sequence ATGAACGCCGCGCGCGGTGCAGGATCCGAGACCAAGGTCGCCATCTTGATCGTGGTGCTGCTTGTGGGCGCGCATGCGCTGTGGCAGGCATGGATCACCGCGGCGGCCCCCTATCCCGCCCGGTACGACTACGACGAAGGCGTGTACGCCGAGAGCGCGGTCGCGGCCGCATCCGGAGCGCGCCTCTATTCCGCGGTCTTTCTCAGTCAGCCACCGCTTCTCGTCGGCGTGCTCGCGCGCGCCTTTGGCGCATTCGGCAGTTCGCTGGCCACAGCCCGCGGCGTCGTCATCGCGTTCTCGGTCCTGTGGCTCGCCGCCCTGGCCGCCGCGGCGGCGCGCGGAACCCGTCCTCGTGCGGCGGTATGGGCGCTCGGCATTGCCGTCACGGCCCCCGCGTTCGTCGAAGCCGCGCATACGGTGCAGATGGAAGCTCCGTCCGAAGCGCTGGCCGCCTTGGCCGTCGCGCTCGGGGTGATGGCGGCGCAGCACTCCGGCACGTCGCGCGGGCAGCGCGCGGCGCATGCGGCGCTCTGGGGTCTCGTGGGGGCGGCGGCCGGATTGGCCGTCATGACCAAGCTGACCGCGGTGACGTGCGTCGCACCACTCGCCGCGGCCGCCGCGGCGGGAGACGGAACGGCGCGCCGGCGGAACCTAGTGGCGCGCGCCGCCGTGGCCGCAATCGGCGCCGTGACCGCCATGGCCGCGACCGTCCTATGGACCGGAACCCCGCCCGGCGAGATGTGGATGCAGGCGGTGGTGTTTCATGGGGCGGTCGCGCGCGCGACCATGCTTGATCCGGCGCGACCCGCGTCGTTCCTCGCCGGGTTCGCCGCCGCCAACTGGCTGCTCGCGGCCCTCGGGCTCGTGGCCCTCGGGAATTTCCTGCGGCCGCATCCCGCGGGCGGCCCGCCGGCCGAACCCGGGGCGCCGAGGGTGGCACTCCGGACGGCCGCCGCACACCGCCTCGCCGCGGCATGGCTCGGGGCGGACCTCCTGCTCCTCTTCCTCCTGCGCCCTGCGTGGCCGCATCATCTCGGGATCCTCGTCTCGCCGCTTGCGCTCCTCGCGGCGCTGGGCGTGGAATCCGTCGTCTCGACCGGCGGCGATTCGCGTCCTGGGGTCTCCGCGGCGCCCCCGGCCCTGCGCACGCGCGTGGCGGCCGCGCTGCTGATCGTCGTCTGGATTGCGGCCCTCGCGAGAACGGCCGCGGCCCTGCGTCCCGCGTCCTCCGCGTTGCTGCGGGATGCGGTCGTGCGCACACGGGAGGCCGTGCCGGCCGGAGGGTTGGTGATTGCCGACGATCCGATAGTCCCGCTGCTGGCGGGACGCGCCGTGCCGGCCGCCTTCTGCGATACGTCCGAGACGCGCGTGCGAGCCGGCGGGCTCAGCCCCGACGCCCTCATCGCGGCTCTCGGCGACGGGCGGGTGCGCGCCGTGCTCCTCTGGCGGGGCACCTTTCGCCGGATGCTCCCGGGCTTCGTCGACGTTGCCGCCCAGCGATTCCCGCGGCGCTGGGACGCGGATGCGACCCGTGAGCTCCTCACACGGTGA
- a CDS encoding serine/threonine-protein kinase: MPAPGDHVGHYRIERPLGRGGEAAVFEGRDAIDGRRVVLKFLEPSQLGDVAAFERMRREVAIGRTLDHPGVPRLLEAHEDARPPYLVLAYAPGRSLREILDREGRLPLARALAIAGSLADVIAYCHAQHVYHRDLKPENIVVGDDGRVSIIDFGIALLDGAPRVTWRGFSGLVGTPEYMAPEQIRGERGGPETDVYAAGVILHEMLAGRPPFRSTNPLATMYQHLNMAAEPLARLRPEVPRSVAAIVARAMRRRPAERFADGGELLAALRAPDGVDAGILERPDPPVGSPLREGLTRHPLALLGLIALGTAVLVLLAELLLRR, translated from the coding sequence ATGCCGGCTCCCGGCGACCACGTCGGCCACTATCGAATAGAACGCCCGCTCGGCCGGGGCGGCGAAGCGGCGGTCTTCGAGGGCCGCGACGCCATCGACGGCCGCCGCGTGGTGCTCAAGTTCCTGGAACCGTCGCAACTCGGCGACGTCGCCGCCTTCGAGCGGATGCGGCGTGAGGTCGCGATCGGCCGGACGCTCGACCATCCCGGCGTGCCCCGGCTGCTCGAGGCCCACGAGGACGCACGCCCGCCGTATCTCGTTCTCGCCTATGCGCCGGGACGGTCGCTGCGGGAGATCCTCGACCGCGAAGGGCGGCTGCCTCTTGCGCGTGCGCTCGCGATCGCGGGCAGCCTCGCCGACGTGATCGCGTACTGCCACGCGCAGCACGTCTACCACCGCGACCTCAAGCCGGAGAATATTGTCGTCGGCGACGACGGCCGCGTGTCGATCATCGATTTCGGAATTGCCCTGCTCGACGGCGCCCCCCGGGTGACCTGGCGCGGGTTTTCGGGCCTGGTCGGCACGCCCGAGTACATGGCGCCTGAGCAGATCCGTGGGGAGCGGGGCGGTCCCGAAACTGACGTCTACGCCGCCGGCGTGATCTTGCACGAGATGCTCGCCGGCCGGCCGCCCTTTCGCAGCACGAATCCGCTGGCCACGATGTACCAGCATCTCAACATGGCCGCCGAGCCGCTTGCCCGGCTGCGGCCCGAGGTGCCGCGGTCCGTGGCCGCGATCGTGGCCCGCGCGATGCGGCGCCGGCCGGCCGAACGCTTCGCCGACGGCGGCGAGCTGCTGGCGGCGCTGCGCGCGCCCGACGGCGTCGACGCGGGCATTCTGGAGCGGCCCGATCCTCCGGTCGGCTCGCCGCTCCGCGAGGGGCTCACGCGGCATCCGCTCGCGCTGCTGGGGTTGATCGCGCTCGGCACCGCGGTCCTCGTGCTGCTGGCGGAACTGCTGCTTCGGCGGTAG
- a CDS encoding MFS transporter, with product MTAAPVRPPRASAALRVLTLTTLQQAGLTTIRFGLPVLAPFWREAFGLSLAQVGILFGAFDLGALLLFLPLGLLADRWGEPLVLTAGALFTAAMAAVVASARGFGALAVLLFVAGLGYGSGQTAGTKAVAAAFGPRGRGTAMGIRQSGLPLGGVIAALLLPPLAAVYGWRAAILGAAVVCGLTGLLCAAGLRDVGGDADGPADGRGEPGVRGGRLGGRVRAILANTGIRRTTIVAMLLVIGQFCYQGYLALYMVDRFGWSKHLATALLLAVHGGGIVGRLGWGAVSDRLLGGRRTPAYAWCAALCAVFPLALLAMPRPVPVVVAAAVAVAGGLLLLGWNGLFNTLIMEEAGAHGAGAAMGISMTMLYAVTFVTPPAFGWFVERTSYAAAWAALAGVVAFGYAVARRVPEPGA from the coding sequence GTGACCGCTGCGCCGGTGCGGCCGCCGCGCGCGTCTGCGGCGCTTCGCGTCCTCACCCTGACCACGCTGCAGCAGGCGGGGTTGACCACGATCCGCTTCGGCCTGCCGGTCCTGGCGCCGTTCTGGCGCGAGGCGTTCGGCCTCTCGCTCGCGCAGGTCGGCATCCTCTTCGGCGCGTTCGATCTCGGCGCACTGCTCCTGTTTCTGCCCCTCGGCCTCCTGGCGGACCGGTGGGGCGAACCCCTGGTGCTGACCGCCGGTGCGCTGTTCACCGCCGCGATGGCGGCGGTGGTCGCGAGCGCGCGCGGGTTCGGCGCGCTCGCCGTCCTGCTCTTCGTGGCCGGGCTCGGCTATGGGAGCGGTCAGACCGCGGGCACGAAGGCCGTCGCGGCGGCGTTTGGACCGCGCGGCCGCGGCACGGCGATGGGCATCCGCCAATCCGGGCTGCCGCTCGGCGGCGTGATCGCCGCGCTCCTGCTGCCCCCGCTCGCGGCCGTCTATGGGTGGCGCGCCGCAATCCTCGGTGCCGCCGTCGTGTGCGGGCTCACAGGGTTGCTCTGCGCGGCCGGCCTGCGCGATGTCGGCGGAGACGCGGACGGTCCCGCAGACGGCCGCGGTGAACCGGGTGTCCGCGGCGGGCGGCTCGGCGGCCGCGTGCGTGCCATCCTCGCGAATACGGGCATCCGGCGCACGACGATCGTCGCGATGCTGCTCGTCATCGGCCAGTTCTGTTACCAGGGCTACCTGGCGCTCTACATGGTCGACCGTTTCGGGTGGAGCAAGCACCTCGCGACGGCGCTGTTGCTGGCGGTGCACGGCGGCGGGATCGTGGGACGGCTGGGGTGGGGCGCCGTGTCCGACCGCCTGCTCGGCGGGCGGCGGACGCCGGCGTATGCGTGGTGCGCGGCGTTGTGCGCTGTCTTTCCGCTGGCCCTCCTGGCGATGCCCCGGCCCGTGCCCGTCGTCGTGGCCGCGGCGGTGGCGGTCGCCGGGGGGCTCCTGTTGCTCGGGTGGAACGGCCTGTTCAACACCCTGATCATGGAAGAAGCCGGGGCGCACGGGGCGGGCGCCGCGATGGGGATCAGCATGACGATGCTGTACGCCGTCACGTTCGTGACGCCCCCGGCCTTCGGCTGGTTCGTCGAGCGGACCTCGTACGCGGCCGCCTGGGCCGCGCTGGCCGGCGTCGTGGCCTTCGGCTACGCCGTGGCGCGCCGCGTCCCCGAACCGGGCGCGTAG
- a CDS encoding acyl-CoA dehydrogenase family protein, whose protein sequence is MSQPGRRVDYYGIEELLTEDERLTRDTIARLVDKEVLPGIGRAWLAGDFPRDVIASLGALRVFGANLPQEYGCAGVSNVAYGLIMQELERGDSGVRSFASVQGALVMYPIYEFGSEEQRRRWLPAMAAGEKLGCFGLTEPTAGSDPAAMQTRARRRPGGWALTGTKMWITNGSLADVALVWAKDDDGVIRGFLADPRAAGFAAHDIHTKASMRASVTSELVLEDVFVPEADVLPRAAGLGAALRCLTQARYGIAWGAIGAAVACYEEALAYAKERVAFGRPIAATQLMQERLVDMLTEITKAQLLAYHLGRRKDAGTLGYTQVSLAKRNNVRAALNIARAARGILGGYGITLEYQAMRHAANLETVDTYEGTYDVHTLILGRDITGFDAFGAPVPQVQATQAGR, encoded by the coding sequence ATGTCACAGCCCGGTCGTCGTGTCGATTACTACGGTATCGAAGAACTGTTGACCGAAGATGAGCGGCTCACGCGCGATACGATCGCGCGCCTGGTCGACAAGGAGGTGCTCCCGGGCATCGGCCGTGCCTGGTTGGCCGGCGACTTCCCGCGCGATGTGATCGCCTCGCTCGGGGCGCTGCGGGTGTTCGGCGCCAACCTCCCCCAAGAGTACGGCTGTGCCGGCGTGAGCAACGTGGCCTACGGGCTCATAATGCAGGAACTGGAGCGCGGGGACAGCGGCGTGCGGTCGTTCGCCTCGGTCCAGGGCGCGCTCGTCATGTATCCGATCTACGAGTTCGGCAGCGAAGAGCAGCGGCGCCGCTGGCTGCCGGCCATGGCGGCGGGGGAAAAGCTCGGCTGCTTCGGCCTGACCGAGCCGACGGCCGGCAGCGATCCGGCGGCGATGCAGACGCGGGCGCGGCGGCGTCCGGGCGGCTGGGCGCTCACGGGGACCAAGATGTGGATCACGAACGGGTCCCTGGCCGACGTGGCGCTCGTCTGGGCGAAGGACGACGACGGCGTGATCCGGGGGTTCCTTGCCGACCCGCGCGCGGCGGGGTTCGCCGCGCACGACATCCACACGAAGGCGTCGATGCGCGCGTCGGTCACGAGCGAACTGGTGCTCGAGGACGTCTTCGTTCCCGAGGCGGACGTGCTGCCGCGCGCCGCGGGACTCGGCGCGGCGCTCCGGTGTCTCACGCAGGCGCGTTACGGCATTGCCTGGGGCGCCATCGGCGCCGCGGTTGCCTGCTACGAGGAAGCGCTCGCCTATGCGAAGGAGCGGGTCGCGTTTGGCCGGCCGATCGCCGCGACGCAGTTGATGCAGGAGCGGCTCGTCGACATGCTCACCGAGATCACGAAGGCTCAGTTGCTGGCGTACCACCTCGGACGGCGGAAGGACGCCGGCACGCTCGGGTACACCCAGGTCAGCTTGGCCAAACGGAACAACGTGCGGGCCGCGCTCAACATCGCGCGCGCGGCCCGCGGCATCCTGGGCGGCTACGGGATCACGCTCGAATATCAGGCGATGCGGCACGCGGCCAATCTCGAGACGGTGGATACCTACGAGGGCACGTACGACGTCCACACGCTGATTCTGGGGCGCGACATCACCGGGTTCGACGCTTTCGGGGCGCCGGTCCCCCAGGTGCAGGCGACGCAGGCCGGCCGTTGA
- the solA gene encoding N-methyl-L-tryptophan oxidase — protein MTYDVIVVGLGAMGSAAAFHAARRGRRVLGVDARAPGHRFGSSHGYTRIIRKAYFEHPAYVPLLHRAYELWAELSRETGEALYRRTGGLWLGPADAPVVRGALASARAHGVAHEVLTASEVRRRFPMFSPGADMAALWDPEAGVLFPERSIAAHLAGAARAGAELRYHEPVVAWQTGAGRAAVETVHGRYEAGAVVVTSGAWAPALLRSLALPIEATRQVVGWFAAASADQAPLLRADRCPVWICEVGGTNIYGIPDVNDGHGSKAAIHERGHGCTPETCRREVDKPEVERLTALLRRILPAAAGPLLEIETCLYTMTPDWHFIIDRPGGYETLVYATGFSGHGFKFAAVVGEILADLALDGRTSQPIAFLSPARFAGVSPATGGATPPAGA, from the coding sequence TTGACCTACGACGTCATCGTCGTCGGTCTCGGGGCGATGGGAAGCGCCGCGGCCTTTCATGCGGCCCGCCGCGGCCGCCGCGTGCTCGGCGTGGACGCGCGTGCGCCCGGTCACCGGTTCGGATCGTCCCACGGCTACACCCGGATCATCCGCAAAGCCTATTTCGAGCACCCCGCGTATGTGCCGCTGTTGCACCGGGCGTACGAGTTGTGGGCCGAACTCTCGCGGGAGACGGGGGAGGCCCTCTACCGCCGCACCGGCGGTCTCTGGCTCGGCCCGGCCGACGCGCCGGTGGTCCGGGGCGCGCTCGCCAGCGCCCGTGCCCACGGCGTGGCCCACGAGGTGCTGACGGCTTCCGAGGTCCGTCGGCGCTTCCCTATGTTTTCGCCGGGCGCCGACATGGCCGCGCTCTGGGATCCCGAAGCGGGCGTGCTCTTCCCGGAGCGCTCCATCGCGGCGCATCTTGCCGGCGCCGCGCGCGCCGGCGCCGAGTTACGGTACCACGAGCCGGTCGTCGCGTGGCAGACGGGCGCCGGCCGCGCCGCGGTCGAGACCGTGCACGGCCGCTACGAGGCCGGGGCGGTGGTCGTGACGTCGGGGGCCTGGGCCCCGGCGTTGCTCAGGTCGCTGGCCCTGCCCATCGAAGCCACGCGCCAGGTCGTCGGCTGGTTTGCGGCGGCGTCGGCCGACCAGGCGCCCCTGCTGCGCGCCGACCGATGCCCGGTGTGGATCTGCGAGGTCGGCGGTACCAACATCTACGGGATTCCCGACGTCAATGACGGGCACGGCTCGAAGGCCGCGATCCACGAACGGGGACACGGCTGCACGCCGGAGACGTGCCGGCGTGAGGTGGACAAGCCGGAAGTGGAGCGCCTCACGGCGCTGCTGCGCCGGATCCTTCCCGCGGCGGCCGGGCCGCTGCTCGAGATCGAGACCTGTCTCTATACGATGACGCCGGACTGGCACTTCATCATCGACCGCCCCGGCGGGTACGAGACGCTGGTGTACGCCACCGGGTTCAGCGGTCACGGGTTCAAATTCGCGGCGGTGGTCGGCGAGATTCTGGCCGATCTCGCGCTGGACGGGCGAACGTCCCAGCCGATCGCGTTCCTCTCCCCGGCGCGGTTCGCCGGCGTGAGCCCCGCGACGGGGGGCGCGACCCCGCCGGCGGGCGCGTGA
- a CDS encoding divalent metal cation transporter — protein sequence MCAAAAGPHGRHLYHRRTWRQFFRVMGPGIVSGASDNDPAGIVTYIQIGATTGFGLLWLMALSTIMMYYLEEMSTRLGVVAKQGIARILRTHYGPAVALIVVVPLLVSNVISIGADLAGTGAALELVTGLAWEWWVLPISLALGVMLVYASYRMVSRFLLLITPLFFLYVIEGFIVHPNWAAVVRDTLLPPIRFTPRYFAAALGLLGATLTPYIFFWQTTEEVEGRRTVKDLDAEAADVAVGMAYSNLICYFIILVAGVVLLGHQAGIRSAAEAAASLRPIAGPAAGTIFAVAIVVSGIMSIPVMAACSAYALAEAFGWVEGLDKKVWQARGFYVVLGGALAVGAAIALFRIPPVTLMFWSQVLNGWLLVPLFIVLLLLSSDRRICRGHVNGTASLVVGWGTTLLTLALALLSLGQLATQAH from the coding sequence GTGTGTGCTGCCGCCGCCGGCCCCCACGGCCGGCATCTGTACCACCGCCGGACGTGGCGGCAGTTTTTCCGCGTCATGGGCCCCGGCATTGTCTCCGGGGCGTCCGACAACGATCCCGCCGGCATCGTCACGTACATCCAGATAGGCGCCACAACGGGATTTGGTCTGCTGTGGCTGATGGCACTGTCCACAATCATGATGTATTACCTGGAGGAGATGTCCACCCGGCTCGGGGTCGTGGCCAAGCAGGGCATCGCACGAATTCTCCGCACCCACTACGGGCCCGCCGTCGCGCTGATCGTGGTCGTTCCGCTCTTGGTTTCGAACGTCATCTCGATCGGCGCGGATCTGGCCGGCACGGGCGCCGCGCTCGAGCTCGTGACGGGTCTCGCCTGGGAGTGGTGGGTTCTCCCGATCAGCCTTGCGCTCGGCGTGATGCTCGTCTATGCCAGCTACCGGATGGTTAGCCGGTTCCTGCTGCTGATCACGCCGCTCTTCTTCCTCTATGTCATCGAGGGGTTCATCGTGCATCCCAATTGGGCCGCGGTGGTGCGGGACACGCTGCTGCCGCCGATCCGGTTCACGCCGAGGTACTTCGCGGCCGCGCTGGGACTGCTGGGCGCGACCCTGACGCCCTACATCTTCTTCTGGCAGACCACCGAAGAAGTGGAAGGTCGCCGCACGGTCAAGGACCTGGACGCGGAGGCGGCCGATGTGGCGGTCGGGATGGCCTATTCCAATCTGATCTGCTACTTCATCATCTTGGTGGCGGGCGTGGTGCTGCTGGGACACCAGGCCGGCATCCGCTCGGCGGCCGAGGCCGCGGCGTCGCTGCGGCCCATCGCCGGTCCCGCCGCCGGCACGATCTTCGCCGTGGCGATCGTGGTGAGCGGCATCATGTCGATCCCGGTCATGGCGGCCTGCTCGGCGTACGCGCTGGCGGAGGCGTTCGGCTGGGTCGAGGGCCTCGACAAGAAGGTGTGGCAGGCCCGTGGATTCTACGTCGTGCTCGGCGGGGCCCTCGCGGTGGGCGCGGCGATCGCGCTGTTCCGGATTCCGCCGGTAACCCTCATGTTCTGGTCGCAGGTATTGAACGGCTGGCTGCTCGTTCCGTTGTTCATCGTCCTGCTGTTGCTGTCGAGCGACCGGCGCATTTGCCGCGGCCATGTCAACGGGACCGCATCGCTCGTCGTGGGCTGGGGGACAACGCTCCTGACGCTCGCGCTGGCGCTGCTGAGCCTCGGGCAACTGGCGACCCAGGCGCATTGA